cgagggcgtatagtgggcatgcgggaggccgggtggacgtaccgccgaattgctcaacacgtggggcgtgaggtctccacagtacatcgatgttgtcgccagtggtcggcggaaggtgcacgtgcccgtcgacctgggactggaccgcagcgacgcacggatgcacgccaagactgtaggatcctacacagtgccgtaggggaccgcaccgccacttcccagcaaattagggacactgttgctcctggggaatcggcgaggaccattcgcaaccgtctccatgaagctgggctacggtcccgcacaccgttaggccgtcttccgctcacgccccaacatcgtgcaacccgcctccagtggtgtcgcgacaggcgtgaatggagggacgaatggagacgtgtcgtcttcagcgatgagagtcgcttctgcctaggtgccaatgatggtcgtatgcgtgtttggcgccgtgcaggtgagcgccacaatcaggactgcatacgaccgagacacacagggctaacacccggcatcatggtgtggggagcgatctcctacactggccgtacacctctggtgatcgtcgaggggacactgaatagtgcacggtacaccaaaccgtcatcgaacccatcgttctaccattcctagaccggcaagggaacttgctgttccaacaggacaatgcacgtccgcatgtatcccgtgccacccaacgtgctctcgaaggtgtaagtcaactaccctggccagcaagacctccggatctgtcccccattgagcatgtttgggactggatgaagcgtcgtctcacgcggtctgcacgtccagcacgaacgctggtccaactgaggcgccaggtggaaatggcatggcaagccgttccacaggactacatccagcatctctacgatcgtctccatgggagaatagcagcctgcattgctgcgaaaggtggatatacactgtactaatgccgacattgtgcatgctctgttgcctgtgtctatgtgcctgtggttctgtcagtgtgatgatgtgatgtatctgaccccaggaatgtgtcaataaagtttcccctccctgggacagtgaattcacggtgttcttatttcaatatccaggagtgtagtatctgtaTGAGCTCCAGTTGATTGTCCCGTGTAGCACAGTCTAGTGCGGTGTCCCCATTCTCATCCCTGGCCTCAGTGAAGCTCCTGCCTCTAAAAGAGCAGCCACCACCTCCGCGTGGCCATAGTCTACCGCCCAGTGCAGAGGCGTCATCCCCTGGTGGTCTCTGGCATTGAGGTCAGCACCGGAAGCCGCCAGCAGCCTCACCATATCAGCGCGGTCAAATGTGGCAGCGAAGTGCAGCGGCGTGTACATCGCCACCGTGATCCTGGCATCCACCTCTGCCCCATTGTCGACCAAGCACCTCACCACTTCCACGTGCCCTCTTTGTGGTGCACAGTGGAGGGCTGTCCTATTGCACACCTCCACCGCCCCCACATCTGCACCCGCTTTGAGCAGCAGTCGGAGCTTCTCCACTGAACCCTGCTCAGCTGCCTGGATCAGCCTCCTgcccttctcttcttcagaaaggccccTGCACAAAACATTGAGATTCTTAGACTTAACTATAATCACACAAACTAAATGACAGAAACCATCATACACATGTGAAACTCTGAGCAATTCTGAACATGCACCTCTCCACTGAGAAATTACAAATCTAAAAATCTCTGTTCTACGATACTGAACAATATAGTACAGATCAGCAGTATCTCCTTGACAAAGTCTTCAACCAGATAGCATTAAATTTCCTGCATTCCATTTCATAACTAGTGCAGTTGCCACTTTCGGTCATTATTCCTTCCAGGAAGTGAGTTCCTCTGGGCCAGGGTGCTAGCGTCAAGCAGATGACCTCCACTGAACATATACTTAAAACAGTTGCCACTGTCGTCCTATGTGTAGCAACCCATGAAACTAATTATATCCTTGGGCATTTACAGATAATGTCCTCTGGTGGCAGGAGAAAATGTCAGtccaaatatttgtaaattttataaCACACTGTCCTCACAGAGATAATATGTCGCTTCATATGAAATCAGAATCAGTTACTCGGAATATCACAACTGTAGAAATGACACTAAGTCCATTCTTTGCGAGTCCCCTCACACGCACTGCGCATGTGTAGGTGGATGATAATCACcccacatgcacacacaaacatcCACTAAAAGATGCAGTCGTCAAAACATTCATGTGCACCTGCACACAATGTCACACTTAACACATAACTGTACACTACCATACATactaaaaactataaaaaataaataattttcgtggAAACTCTCACGTCTGCTTtaagaaaaagtataaaaattacAGAATAAGGAAAATACTGTTTTATTACTGTAACACTTGCTTACTGCACCAATAAATGTTGCTGTGAGTGTGGATGTTCTACATATGTAGATACATAACTCACAGTATGTGAGAGATGGGAGCATTATCAATCTGAGAAGTGTGACAGGGAGGCAACTGCAGTGCAGCTGTGACAGGAGTCTGGCCGTCACTGCTATGGGACTGACAGTGAGTTCTGGGGGTGCGTCCTCCCTTTGTAGTGGCTGGTGCACTGCACAGAGAGACACTGTGTGGGCAATCAGATTCACATATGGGATACTTACCACACTTAGCACGACTGAGAGTATATCTACAAAGATGATACAACACCCCCTGCTAACAAGAATGAATGTCAGTGAATAGGTATGACTTACCACTAAATTAATCAGTTTCTACACTGCTACTCCTACATTCCCTGTGGTTTTACTTCAGCATGCAAAACAACGAACTCTCCGAAAGGAGGCACAAATTAAAGGTAAATATAAAGCAAAACAGTATTTCTCGACTGACATGGGAATACTGATGCAGCAGTCAGAGTACATTACAGCAATAATTATGACACAATTAATAAGGCCTTTAATCAGGCTGTCTGAGCCCTCTAAAGCTACTTAAATGTGCCATTGTGATCATCAGACAAAGCATTTATTACTCGTGTGTCAGGGGCTTGACTATAAGAGTTGCAGCCAATGAGCAGGAGAACAGAAGGCTTTGAACTTAGAAGGAAGGCAATTGAGAGAAAGTAGCAGTGCAGAAACTTGGTAACTCATGAGAGACTGCAACTAAGCCAATAGGTAGTTTAGCTGTCACTGGATATATTATCATAGATAAACGTTAGTCAATAACCAGAACTGATATGCAAGAGAAAACGGGCGCTCTCATTTGCCAGGATTGCAACTGCAATCTGAATGAATGAGTGGGAAAGATCAGTAAAAAGAAATTATATAAATGCTGTAAAATCTTTCATCTGATCAGAGGCTGACGGTGCAACaaacttaaaaatttgtttttattggtGCAGTCAGCTTAATCATATTTACCAGATCTGGAATGGAATACTAAAGATTTAAGAACCAGGAAGTAGTTAAAGTCAGCTCGCTGTGAGGAGATTTGGAACCTAGTGTCTTGCAGCAGAATGATAttcactagagagagagagagagagagagagagagagagagaaggaagagggagaggagaagaagaagaaaatggaaacataATGTAGTAAGTGGACATACCAACTTACTATACAAACAACATCTAGCTTTCTATAGCCATGCAAGAAACGTGAATGAGAACGTTTATGATAAATTGACATTATGACAAGCAGATGGACACTTGCCATGGAATAGTGTGTGAAGTAAATGAAGAAGGTGACAGTCAGGAATCACAAGAAGTGCCCTATTAAATTTACTTCTGAGTAAAACAGTTGCAGCTGTAATTATTCAGGGCTATATATAATATCTCAGCAACAGATTTCTTGGAAAGAAGACAGTGGTTATATGTCActttttcaaatattaattttcatGTTCAATTAAGTTGAATAAAAGTTATGGAGTTGAATGTCATACACTGATAGACTGATATGGGAAGCTTTCTGAAATGCATAATAACAATAAGAATAGTCAAACTCACCGAAAGTATGAAATTCAATAACGTTTGTCTAGTTTCAGCAGAACCAACACTGGTACCTCATATCAGACAATATGGAGCAAAATTAGGGACACAACGAGAAAATTAACAGTAAACTATCTTATAAGGAATACCTAAATCAAGGTATGTGTGTCGTTCACCATACATTTTTAGCACCATGTCACATTTTACAAATATCTTTGTGCATAACATCAGCATCCAAATCAGATCTATACACAAAAACAAAATCGAAAGCCTTAAAGAAAAACAACACCCTACTAACAAAAATAACATCATATTATCTacttttagttttaaaaaaaaacatcaatGTGACTACTTTCTTGATGAAATAAAGATGT
This Schistocerca gregaria isolate iqSchGreg1 chromosome 11, iqSchGreg1.2, whole genome shotgun sequence DNA region includes the following protein-coding sequences:
- the LOC126295420 gene encoding ankyrin-3-like is translated as MATGVKVEDSVTVKLAALFDAGGGSTVTLLAGDTRLAAHREVLASRSPVFAAMLQPDTLESSSGEIPVTDVEGPVLSLLLAYMYTLQAPQVPRVAPQLLAAADRYGLLALKGECEKQLVAQLAVETAAATAVLAVRHSCRILASAAVAFIKANLGVMATQGWADAMRNEPGELIEVSRLLAEPSEETNAPATTKGGRTPRTHCQSHSSDGQTPVTAALQLPPCHTSQIDNAPISHILGLSEEEKGRRLIQAAEQGSVEKLRLLLKAGADVGAVEVCNRTALHCAPQRGHVEVVRCLVDNGAEVDARITVAMYTPLHFAATFDRADMVRLLAASGADLNARDHQGMTPLHWAVDYGHAEVVAALLEAGASLRPGMRMGTPH